Proteins encoded within one genomic window of Rhododendron vialii isolate Sample 1 chromosome 1a, ASM3025357v1:
- the LOC131334171 gene encoding dnaJ protein homolog 2-like: MFGRTQMRSDNTKYYEILGVSKSASQEELRKAYHNDARKKHPDKGGDPEKFKELSQAYEVLSDPEKREIYDEYGEDALKEGMGGASDSHSPFDIFEQIFGGGAFGGGASSRGRKQQGEDVIHSLKVSLEDLYNGTTKKLSLSRNVLCPKCKGKGSKSGKSGRCYGCQGTGMKVSTRQIAPGMIQQMQHPCPQCRGSGESISERDKCPQCKGKKVAHEKKVVEVHVEKGMQNNQRIVFKGEADEAPDTIPGDVVFVLHQKEHPKFKRKFDDLYVEHSLSLTEALCGFQFSLTHLDGRQLLIKSNPGEMIKPDQYKAINDEGMPHHQRPFIKGRLFIHFNVVFPESGFLSPEKCRDLEAVLPGKPGKQPSDNEMDECEETTLHDVDMEEEMRRKEQRRQYEAYDDEDDDDDEPTMPHRACNQQ, translated from the exons ATGTTCGGTCGCACGCAAATGAGAAGTGATAACACCAAGTACTATGAGATTCTTGGTGTTTCAAAAAGTGCTAGTCAAGAAGAGCTCAGGAAGGCATACCATAATGATGCTAGAAAGAAGCATCCAGATAAAGGCGGAGATCCTGAGaag TTCAAAGAGCTGTCTCAAGCTTACGAAGTTCTCAGTGATCCGGAGAAAAGAGAAATTTATGATGAATATGGTGAAGATGCCCTTAAAGAGGGAATGGGAGGGGCCAGTGATTCTCATAGTCCGTTTGATatatttgaacaaatttttgGTGGAGGAGCTTTTGGTG GAGGTGCTAGTTCAAGAGGTAGAAAGCAGCAGGGTGAAGATGTGATTCATAGTCTAAAGGTTTCTTTGGAGGACTTGTATAATGGCACAACTAAGAAGCTCTCTCTTTCGAGAAATGTCTTGTGCCCTAAATGTAAAGG GAAAGGATCAAAGAGTGGGAAATCTGGAAGATGTTACGGGTGCCAAGGTACTGGAATGAAGGTCTCAACAAGACAGATTGCACCGGGCATGATCCAACAGATGCAACATCCCTGTCCTCAATGTAGAGGCTCAG GAGAGTCCATCAGTGAGAGAGATAAATGCCCTCAGTGCAAAGGTAAAAAGGTTGCACATGAAAAGAAAGTGGTAGAGGTGCATGTAGAGAAAGGGATGCAGAACAATCAGAGGATTGTGTTCAAGGGAGAAGCTGATGAGGCT CCTGATACAATTCCAGGAGACGTAGTTTTCGTATTGCATCAAAAGGAGCACCCAAAGTTCAAGCGGAAGTTTGACGATCTCTATGTAGAACATTCTCTCAGTTTAACCGAAGCTCTCTGTGGGTTTCAATTTTCCCTAACTCATCTTGATGGCAGGCAGCTCCTAATTAAATCAAACCCTGGGGAGATGATCAAGCCTG ATCAGTACAAGGCGATCAATGACGAGGGAATGCCACATCACCAGAGACCATTCATAAAGGGCCGACTTTTCATCCACTTTAATGTGGTTTTCCCAGAGTCTGGATTCCTTTCCCCTGAGAAGTGCAGGGATTTAGAAGCAGTTCTACCTGGAAAGCCAGGAAAACAGCCGTCTGATAACGAGATGGATGAGTGTGAGGAAACAACTTTGCACGATGTTGACATGGAGGAAGAGATGAGGCGGAAGGAGCAACGACGGCAGTACGAGGCTTATGACGATGAagatgacgacgacgatgagCCAACTATGCCGCATAGGGCGTGTAACCAGCAATAA
- the LOC131334401 gene encoding uncharacterized protein LOC131334401 isoform X2, producing the protein MGGGAMVKPVACGIGGGATNHHHHQSSLPPLHLPVSANSTLPFSPNRTSRPLFLGESSTRSVQPTDGREDDDRVVGSYYDSVFRLVPSRIEVDRAISNLQRFMLGLRTTEFEWLQKMLYLHNPSMLKSLGFGSVDDAFRLLQTDPSVQRIVSSISSDKAVWDAILSNKAVQNLQHSLVSAAKEEMPQAQSSSDEKTDLATMIVDWILDIAKTKVLELIEQFISLLTMIFQPPDHKKNLGAANTDGRLDEKLRSSLLLSIVILLIVVVTRAHRV; encoded by the exons ATGGGTGGAGGAGCCATGGTAAAGCCAGTTGCCTGTGGCATCGGCGGTGGAGcaaccaaccaccaccaccaccagtcttctcttcctcctcttcacCTTCCAGTCTCGGCCAATTCCACTCTACCCTTTTCGCCAAATCGCACTAGTAGGCCCTTATTCCTTGGTGAAAGCTCAACAAGAAGTGTTCAGCCCACAGACGGGAGAGAAGATGATGATAGAGTAGTTGGCTCTTATTATGACTCTGTTTTCCGCCTTGTTCCATCTCGTATCGAAGTCGATAGGGCCATTTCTAATCTTCAAAG ATTCATGCTTGGGTTACGTACAACTGAATTTGAGTGGCTACAGAAGATGCTTTATCTTCACAACCCAAGCATGTTGAAATCACTGGGATTTGGCAGCGTTGATGATGCTTTTCGCTTGCTCCAAACTGACCCGTCGGTTCAG AGAATTGTGTCTTCAATATCATCTGATAAGGCTGTGTGGGATGCCATATTGAGCAACAAGGCAGTTCAGAATCTCCAGCACTCACTAGTCTCTGCAG CTAAAGAAGAAATGCCCCAGGCTCAGAGCTCTAGTGATGAAAAAACAGACTTGGCTACGATGATAGTGGATTGGATATTGGACATAGCAAAGACAAAGGTTCTCGAACTCATCGAGCAATTCATCTCGCTTTTGACCATGATATTTCAACCTCCCGATCACAAGAAAAATCTTGGTGCAGCAAACACCGATGGTCGACTGGATGAAAAACTTAGATCTTCATTGCTCCTGTCCATCGTCATCCTCTTGATTGTTGTTGTAACTCGAGCTCATAGGGTTTAG
- the LOC131334401 gene encoding uncharacterized protein LOC131334401 isoform X1 yields the protein MGGGAMVKPVACGIGGGATNHHHHQSSLPPLHLPVSANSTLPFSPNRTSRPLFLGESSTRSVQPTDGREDDDRVVGSYYDSVFRLVPSRIEVDRAISNLQSICISYRFMLGLRTTEFEWLQKMLYLHNPSMLKSLGFGSVDDAFRLLQTDPSVQRIVSSISSDKAVWDAILSNKAVQNLQHSLVSAAKEEMPQAQSSSDEKTDLATMIVDWILDIAKTKVLELIEQFISLLTMIFQPPDHKKNLGAANTDGRLDEKLRSSLLLSIVILLIVVVTRAHRV from the exons ATGGGTGGAGGAGCCATGGTAAAGCCAGTTGCCTGTGGCATCGGCGGTGGAGcaaccaaccaccaccaccaccagtcttctcttcctcctcttcacCTTCCAGTCTCGGCCAATTCCACTCTACCCTTTTCGCCAAATCGCACTAGTAGGCCCTTATTCCTTGGTGAAAGCTCAACAAGAAGTGTTCAGCCCACAGACGGGAGAGAAGATGATGATAGAGTAGTTGGCTCTTATTATGACTCTGTTTTCCGCCTTGTTCCATCTCGTATCGAAGTCGATAGGGCCATTTCTAATCTTCAAAG TATTTGTATTTCATACAGATTCATGCTTGGGTTACGTACAACTGAATTTGAGTGGCTACAGAAGATGCTTTATCTTCACAACCCAAGCATGTTGAAATCACTGGGATTTGGCAGCGTTGATGATGCTTTTCGCTTGCTCCAAACTGACCCGTCGGTTCAG AGAATTGTGTCTTCAATATCATCTGATAAGGCTGTGTGGGATGCCATATTGAGCAACAAGGCAGTTCAGAATCTCCAGCACTCACTAGTCTCTGCAG CTAAAGAAGAAATGCCCCAGGCTCAGAGCTCTAGTGATGAAAAAACAGACTTGGCTACGATGATAGTGGATTGGATATTGGACATAGCAAAGACAAAGGTTCTCGAACTCATCGAGCAATTCATCTCGCTTTTGACCATGATATTTCAACCTCCCGATCACAAGAAAAATCTTGGTGCAGCAAACACCGATGGTCGACTGGATGAAAAACTTAGATCTTCATTGCTCCTGTCCATCGTCATCCTCTTGATTGTTGTTGTAACTCGAGCTCATAGGGTTTAG